From one Amycolatopsis sp. FDAARGOS 1241 genomic stretch:
- a CDS encoding aminopeptidase P family protein gives MTGTALSERLNHPVSTAELHRRWRAIREGMADRGIDVLVAQTNNDYVGGYVRYLTDIPATNGYPVTVVFPREEPMTIIRHGARGEDLVVDPGGDPVLRGVGRALASPYMSSVSYTRYDGAELALDALRAFASGRIGWVGTGTIPMAFGEYLQRELHAATFTEAADVVDAVRALKSGEELELVRATAKLQDAAIAAAFEALRPGMRDSDVAAVAQHTAQSLGSEQGIYWCVSTPLGEPGRIAHPHSQHRVIREGDAFHLMVEVNGPGGMYTEIGRSGVVGRVPDRIAEEYEFCLRAQRFCYGLLRPGAAPADVWAEYNEFLRDNGRPEELRLHCHGQGTDLVERPLIRAEEPMVLAAGMNLACHPRYVLDGFCHWVCDNVIIGDEGVEELHKFDKRLAELGR, from the coding sequence ATGACCGGAACCGCATTGTCCGAGCGGCTGAACCACCCGGTGAGCACCGCCGAGCTGCACCGGCGGTGGCGCGCGATCCGCGAGGGCATGGCCGATCGTGGGATCGACGTGCTGGTCGCGCAAACGAACAACGACTACGTCGGTGGCTACGTCCGCTATCTCACCGACATCCCGGCCACCAACGGCTACCCGGTCACCGTCGTCTTCCCGCGCGAGGAGCCGATGACGATCATCCGGCACGGCGCCCGGGGCGAGGACCTGGTGGTCGATCCCGGCGGCGACCCGGTGCTGCGCGGCGTCGGGCGGGCGCTGGCGAGTCCGTACATGAGCTCGGTGTCCTACACCCGTTACGACGGCGCGGAACTCGCGCTCGACGCGCTGCGGGCGTTCGCCTCGGGCCGGATCGGGTGGGTCGGCACCGGCACGATTCCGATGGCCTTCGGCGAGTACCTGCAGCGCGAACTGCACGCGGCGACGTTCACCGAGGCCGCGGACGTCGTCGACGCCGTTCGCGCGCTCAAGTCCGGTGAGGAGCTGGAGCTGGTGCGCGCCACCGCGAAGCTGCAGGACGCGGCGATCGCGGCGGCCTTCGAGGCACTTCGGCCGGGGATGCGTGACAGCGACGTGGCCGCCGTCGCGCAGCACACGGCGCAGTCGCTGGGCAGCGAGCAGGGCATCTACTGGTGCGTCTCGACCCCGCTCGGCGAGCCCGGCCGGATCGCGCACCCGCACAGTCAGCACCGGGTGATCCGCGAGGGCGACGCGTTCCACCTCATGGTGGAGGTGAACGGGCCGGGCGGGATGTACACCGAGATCGGGCGCTCCGGCGTGGTCGGCCGGGTCCCGGACCGGATCGCCGAGGAGTACGAGTTCTGCCTGCGGGCGCAGCGGTTCTGCTACGGCCTGCTGCGTCCCGGTGCCGCACCCGCCGACGTCTGGGCGGAGTACAACGAGTTCCTGCGCGACAACGGGCGGCCGGAGGAGCTGCGGCTGCACTGCCACGGCCAGGGCACCGACCTGGTCGAGCGCCCGCTGATCCGGGCCGAGGAGCCGATGGTGCTGGCAGCGGGCATGAACCTCGCCTGCCACCCGCGTTACGTGCTCGATGGCTTCTGCCACTGGGTGTGCGACAACGTGATCATCGGGGACGAGGGCGTCGAGGAGCTGCACAAGTTCGACAAGCGGCTGGCCGAGCTGGGCCGATGA
- a CDS encoding ABC transporter ATP-binding protein, protein MLTVEHLRKSYRSAGSELEVLRDISFTVNAGEFVTIVGPSGAGKTTLLRCLSGLLPSSGGKVVLTETGKVIESPPPEVACVFQDYSRSLMPWSKVGRNVAIPLKNKIRDRAARWAAVRQALEEVGLDGFDDSYPWQLSGGMQQRVAIARAIAYRPEFLIMDEPFASVDAQTRADLEDLVLRVRHDAGLTIVLVTHDIDEAVYLGDRVIVMSGRPTTVLRTLDVDLPRPRNQVTTKALPRFTELRTDVLTLISGTNTGAAR, encoded by the coding sequence ATGCTGACCGTGGAACACCTGAGGAAGTCCTACCGCTCGGCCGGCAGCGAGCTGGAGGTTCTGCGCGACATCTCGTTCACCGTGAACGCCGGCGAGTTCGTCACGATCGTCGGCCCGTCCGGCGCCGGCAAGACCACCCTGCTGCGCTGCCTGTCCGGGCTGCTGCCCTCGTCCGGGGGCAAGGTCGTGCTCACGGAGACGGGCAAGGTGATCGAGAGCCCGCCGCCGGAGGTGGCGTGTGTCTTCCAGGACTACAGCCGTTCGCTGATGCCGTGGTCGAAGGTCGGCCGCAACGTCGCGATCCCGCTGAAGAACAAGATCCGCGACCGCGCGGCACGCTGGGCCGCGGTTCGCCAGGCGCTGGAGGAGGTGGGCTTGGACGGCTTCGACGACAGCTATCCGTGGCAGCTCTCCGGCGGGATGCAGCAGCGGGTCGCGATCGCGCGGGCCATCGCGTACCGGCCGGAGTTCCTCATCATGGACGAGCCGTTCGCGTCCGTGGACGCCCAGACGCGCGCGGACCTGGAGGATCTGGTGCTGCGGGTGCGCCACGACGCCGGACTGACGATCGTGCTGGTCACGCACGACATCGACGAAGCCGTGTACCTCGGTGACCGGGTGATCGTGATGTCCGGGCGCCCGACGACGGTGCTGCGGACGCTCGACGTCGACCTGCCCCGGCCCCGCAACCAGGTGACCACCAAGGCCCTGCCGCGGTTCACCGAGCTGCGTACGGACGTGCTCACCTTGATCAGCGGCACGAACACGGGAGCCGCCCGATGA
- a CDS encoding ABC transporter permease gives MTSVVRPRRTGRRFTAWLVSLVVPAAALLAWWFASLGSTSPFWPSLRSILVSFQQLWLFSRFASDVLPSAGRMLLGYCVAAVVGVALGVLFGRLPLLHRAFDPALQFCRALPATALVPVSIVLLGIGDLPKIVLTAFVTVFPVLLNTIDGVRAIDRELEDAAQSYRLTRRQRVLHVQLPAAAPNILAGMRIALTVAFVMMVVTELVAATNGIGFVTLQAQQSFEVSQMWAGMLLLGILGVLFNGAFVLVERRLLRWYTKDGES, from the coding sequence ATGACTTCGGTGGTGCGTCCACGCCGGACCGGGCGCCGGTTCACGGCGTGGCTCGTCTCACTCGTCGTGCCGGCCGCGGCACTGCTCGCCTGGTGGTTCGCCTCGCTGGGCAGCACCTCGCCGTTCTGGCCGTCGCTGCGCTCGATCCTGGTGTCGTTCCAGCAGCTGTGGCTGTTCAGCCGGTTCGCCTCCGACGTGCTGCCGAGCGCCGGCCGGATGCTGCTGGGCTACTGCGTGGCCGCGGTCGTCGGCGTCGCGCTCGGTGTCCTCTTCGGACGGTTGCCACTGCTGCACCGGGCGTTCGACCCGGCACTGCAGTTCTGCCGGGCCCTGCCCGCGACCGCGCTGGTCCCGGTGAGCATCGTGCTGCTCGGGATCGGTGACCTGCCGAAGATCGTGCTCACCGCGTTCGTCACGGTTTTTCCCGTGCTGCTCAACACCATCGACGGGGTGCGGGCCATCGATCGGGAGCTCGAGGACGCCGCGCAGTCGTACCGGCTGACGCGGCGGCAGCGGGTGCTGCACGTGCAGCTTCCCGCCGCCGCGCCGAACATCCTCGCCGGGATGCGCATCGCCCTGACCGTGGCATTCGTGATGATGGTGGTGACCGAGCTCGTCGCGGCGACCAACGGGATCGGCTTCGTCACGCTGCAGGCCCAGCAGAGCTTCGAGGTGTCCCAGATGTGGGCGGGCATGCTCCTGCTCGGGATCCTCGGAGTGCTCTTCAACGGCGCCTTCGTGCTGGTCGAACGCCGGCTGCTGCGCTGGTACACCAAGGATGGGGAGAGCTGA
- a CDS encoding ABC transporter permease, with the protein MSTQQTPTGLAPAPAGFDAPAPAAAAERRASRPWLLRGLPWLTSLGILVLWELIARAGWLPPEVPPISAIGAALVDLIPTAGFVHALMATLEQVAVGLAGGAVAGLVLGVALGAVPLLYRLVHYPLDFLRFVPAVVFLPLLLLLLGATPRVSTLLGMVGALWPMLFQTFYGVSGINDVLRDSARVFGLRAHQRLGHVVLPAVLPFVATGVRLAASHVLVVVVAVEIIASVRGIGADIAVYASNAVYPSMYALVFVVGVLGVLANVGLLAIERRLLRWHISYREEAR; encoded by the coding sequence ATGAGCACCCAGCAGACCCCCACCGGCCTGGCCCCCGCGCCCGCCGGATTCGACGCACCGGCGCCGGCGGCCGCAGCCGAGCGCCGGGCTTCCCGGCCGTGGCTGCTGCGCGGTCTCCCGTGGCTGACCAGCCTGGGCATCCTCGTGCTGTGGGAACTGATCGCCCGGGCCGGCTGGCTGCCGCCGGAGGTGCCGCCGATCAGCGCGATCGGGGCGGCGCTGGTCGACCTGATTCCCACCGCTGGGTTCGTCCACGCCCTGATGGCGACACTGGAGCAGGTCGCCGTCGGGCTGGCCGGCGGCGCGGTCGCCGGATTGGTCCTCGGCGTCGCGCTCGGCGCCGTGCCGCTGCTGTACCGGCTCGTGCACTACCCGCTCGACTTCCTGCGGTTCGTCCCCGCCGTGGTGTTCCTGCCGCTGCTGCTGCTGTTGCTCGGCGCCACCCCGCGGGTGTCCACTTTGCTCGGCATGGTCGGCGCCTTGTGGCCGATGCTCTTCCAGACCTTCTACGGGGTCAGCGGCATCAACGACGTGCTGCGCGACAGTGCCCGGGTGTTCGGCCTGCGGGCCCACCAGCGCCTCGGGCACGTGGTGCTGCCCGCCGTGCTGCCGTTCGTGGCCACCGGGGTGCGGCTCGCGGCGTCGCACGTGCTGGTCGTGGTGGTGGCGGTCGAGATCATCGCGTCGGTGCGGGGGATCGGAGCGGACATCGCCGTCTACGCCTCCAACGCGGTCTACCCGAGCATGTACGCGCTCGTGTTCGTCGTCGGTGTACTCGGTGTCCTGGCCAACGTCGGCCTGCTCGCGATCGAGCGCCGGCTCCTGCGCTGGCACATCTCCTACCGTGAGGAGGCCAGATGA
- a CDS encoding ABC transporter substrate-binding protein has translation MKYRRKFACLVLTAAMFLLSACGALSATNTLGGGSTGGLIPVTAGVAASQSSTAILVGQQHGFFTRNGIDLTIGRAATGAGAITQVINGQQQVALGGISPVVIAAASHIPVQIVSGAVADRSAAAGAQYQTMVAGSSSIRSFKDLAGKTVAVNSLKCCWEFWMREAIEKAGGDASSVHLVQLTFPDQITALEQGKVDAISTAQPYATALRKKGFRDIGDSPAIAFDDPDADNTVFYMAKAFIDQHPGIVERWRNAVRESSEYANAHPDETRSAIVKQTKADPALVAQAPLPRYTADVSRAVIEKEAAFTVKYGVVSAAPAYGTYVVP, from the coding sequence GTGAAGTATCGACGCAAATTCGCGTGCCTGGTGCTCACCGCGGCCATGTTCCTGCTGTCGGCGTGCGGGGCGCTCAGCGCGACCAACACGCTCGGCGGCGGGTCGACCGGCGGCCTGATCCCGGTCACGGCCGGGGTCGCGGCATCGCAGTCGTCCACCGCGATCCTCGTGGGACAGCAGCACGGGTTCTTCACCCGCAACGGCATCGACCTCACCATCGGGCGCGCGGCCACCGGTGCGGGCGCCATCACGCAGGTCATCAACGGCCAGCAGCAGGTCGCCCTCGGTGGCATCTCACCGGTCGTGATCGCGGCGGCTTCGCACATCCCCGTGCAGATCGTGTCGGGAGCGGTCGCCGACCGGTCGGCCGCGGCCGGGGCGCAGTACCAGACCATGGTGGCCGGCAGCAGCTCGATCCGGTCCTTCAAGGACCTCGCGGGCAAAACGGTCGCGGTGAACTCGCTCAAGTGCTGCTGGGAGTTCTGGATGCGGGAGGCGATCGAAAAGGCCGGTGGCGACGCGTCGTCGGTCCACTTGGTCCAGCTCACCTTCCCCGACCAGATCACCGCGCTCGAACAGGGCAAGGTCGACGCGATCAGCACGGCCCAGCCGTACGCGACGGCGTTGCGGAAGAAGGGTTTCCGGGACATCGGTGACTCGCCGGCCATCGCGTTCGACGATCCGGACGCGGACAACACGGTGTTCTACATGGCCAAGGCCTTCATCGACCAGCATCCCGGTATCGTGGAAAGGTGGCGCAACGCCGTGCGGGAGTCCAGTGAGTACGCCAACGCCCATCCCGACGAGACCCGCTCGGCCATCGTCAAGCAGACGAAGGCCGATCCTGCGCTCGTGGCCCAGGCCCCGTTGCCGCGCTACACGGCCGACGTGAGCCGTGCGGTGATCGAGAAGGAAGCGGCGTTCACGGTCAAGTACGGGGTGGTTTCCGCTGCGCCCGCGTACGGAACCTACGTCGTGCCATGA
- a CDS encoding amidohydrolase family protein: MTTGRIDTHHHIVPPVWADALRASGYFGGQATPAWSPATALELLDELGIATAVVSVGRPGVHLGGGAADARKLARQVNEFSAGLVRDHPGRFGFFASVPLPDVDGSLAEVDYALDKLGADGVILLANVDGVYLGDPAFDPLMTELDRRAAVVFVHPTAPPGPLVPGVPPFVADFLLDTTRAALNLVRHGVVARFPRMRMILSHAGGFVPYAAHRMASLTEGAAGHVVTRENFLRDLRTFYFDTALSANADTLPSLLAFAGPDRVLYGSDWPYARGDNSQYFTAQLDAYPLSEMQRAAVNRDNALALLPRVSEVVTASISQ, translated from the coding sequence ATGACCACCGGCCGGATCGACACCCACCACCACATCGTGCCCCCGGTGTGGGCGGATGCGTTGCGCGCGAGCGGCTACTTCGGCGGGCAGGCCACGCCGGCGTGGAGCCCGGCCACCGCACTCGAGCTGCTCGATGAGCTCGGCATCGCGACCGCCGTCGTCTCCGTCGGGCGTCCCGGTGTCCACCTGGGCGGTGGCGCCGCCGACGCACGGAAACTGGCACGGCAGGTCAACGAGTTCTCCGCCGGGCTGGTCCGCGACCACCCGGGTCGGTTCGGGTTCTTCGCCTCGGTGCCACTGCCCGATGTGGACGGTTCGCTCGCCGAGGTGGACTACGCCTTGGACAAACTGGGCGCAGACGGCGTGATCCTGCTGGCCAATGTGGACGGCGTGTACCTCGGCGACCCGGCTTTCGACCCGCTGATGACCGAACTGGACCGGCGGGCGGCCGTGGTGTTCGTCCACCCGACCGCGCCACCCGGTCCCCTCGTACCGGGCGTGCCGCCGTTCGTCGCCGACTTCCTGCTCGACACCACCCGCGCCGCACTCAACCTGGTGCGCCACGGCGTGGTGGCCCGGTTTCCCCGGATGCGGATGATCCTCTCGCACGCCGGCGGGTTCGTACCGTACGCGGCGCACCGCATGGCCAGTCTCACCGAAGGTGCGGCGGGACACGTCGTCACGCGCGAGAACTTCCTGCGCGACCTGCGCACGTTCTACTTCGACACAGCGTTGTCCGCCAACGCGGACACCCTGCCGAGCCTGCTCGCGTTCGCCGGTCCGGACCGCGTGCTCTACGGCAGCGACTGGCCCTACGCCCGCGGCGACAATTCGCAGTACTTCACCGCGCAGCTGGACGCGTATCCGCTGTCGGAAATGCAGCGCGCCGCCGTCAACCGGGACAATGCACTCGCCTTGCTACCACGGGTGTCCGAAGTGGTCACCGCAAGTATTTCCCAGTAA
- a CDS encoding NAD(P)/FAD-dependent oxidoreductase: protein MSADMRAVVVVGAGAAGLTAAESLREHGFGGRITLIGAESHAPYDRPPLSKQVLLGTWEPDRLALREPESVAELGLDTRLGRRATGLDLPGRRVRLDDGTAVGYDGLVVATGVRPRRLPGATGVCYLRTVEDALLLRERLRSARRTVVVGAGFLGVEIAAAARSLGSAVTVVDPLPTPVIRQFGPVLGELVRAAGERHGVVFRMGVGVAAADARSVLLADGTTLAADLVVAAVGAEPATEWLAGSGLDLRGGVRCDVFCRAADRVYVAGDVACNHDPGTGTHRRFEHRMNATEQGRRAALNLLGHDEPFAPSHFFWTHAGDIRIQAAGTFTDGELTVVDGAMADGKFVAAHAAGGRITGVLGWNNPRGFTRARARLGAAATEGKVLT from the coding sequence GTGAGCGCGGACATGCGCGCGGTGGTGGTCGTGGGTGCGGGCGCGGCTGGCCTCACCGCGGCGGAGAGCCTGCGCGAGCACGGTTTCGGCGGCCGGATCACGCTGATCGGCGCGGAGTCCCATGCGCCGTACGACCGCCCACCGTTGTCGAAGCAGGTCCTCCTCGGCACCTGGGAACCGGACCGGCTCGCGTTGCGCGAGCCGGAGAGCGTCGCGGAGCTCGGGCTGGACACCCGGCTCGGCCGGCGGGCGACCGGGCTGGACCTGCCCGGCCGCCGCGTGCGGCTCGACGACGGGACCGCGGTGGGGTACGACGGGCTCGTGGTCGCCACCGGCGTGCGCCCGCGGCGGCTGCCCGGCGCGACCGGCGTGTGTTACCTGCGCACCGTCGAAGACGCGCTGTTGTTGCGCGAGCGGCTGCGGTCGGCTCGGCGCACGGTCGTGGTCGGCGCCGGGTTCCTCGGCGTCGAGATCGCCGCGGCCGCGCGGTCGCTCGGCTCGGCGGTGACCGTCGTCGATCCGTTGCCCACTCCCGTGATCCGGCAGTTCGGCCCGGTGCTCGGTGAGCTCGTGCGCGCGGCGGGCGAGAGGCACGGCGTGGTGTTCCGGATGGGTGTCGGCGTGGCGGCCGCGGACGCCCGATCGGTGCTGCTGGCCGACGGCACGACGCTCGCGGCGGATCTCGTGGTCGCGGCGGTCGGCGCCGAACCGGCCACTGAGTGGCTCGCCGGCTCCGGACTGGACCTGCGCGGCGGGGTGCGCTGCGACGTGTTCTGCCGCGCCGCGGATCGGGTGTACGTGGCCGGCGACGTGGCGTGCAACCACGACCCAGGTACAGGCACCCACCGGCGGTTCGAGCACCGCATGAACGCCACGGAGCAGGGCCGGCGCGCCGCGCTGAACCTGCTCGGGCACGACGAGCCGTTCGCGCCGTCGCACTTCTTCTGGACCCACGCCGGCGACATCCGGATCCAGGCTGCGGGCACCTTCACCGACGGTGAGCTGACGGTGGTCGACGGCGCGATGGCCGACGGCAAGTTCGTCGCGGCGCACGCGGCCGGCGGCCGGATCACCGGCGTCCTCGGCTGGAACAACCCACGCGGTTTCACCCGGGCCCGAGCCCGGCTCGGTGCCGCCGCCACGGAAGGGAAGGTGCTGACATGA
- a CDS encoding ferredoxin, producing the protein MKVEVEAEKCIASGQCVLLSDTVFDQREDDGIVVLRVSDVPSSEEDAVRSAERICPARAIRLAVSGG; encoded by the coding sequence ATGAAGGTCGAAGTGGAAGCCGAGAAGTGCATCGCGTCCGGGCAGTGCGTGCTGTTGTCGGACACGGTGTTCGACCAGCGCGAGGACGACGGGATCGTCGTGTTGCGCGTGAGTGACGTGCCCTCGTCCGAAGAGGACGCGGTGCGCAGCGCCGAGCGGATCTGTCCCGCGCGGGCGATCCGCCTGGCCGTGTCGGGCGGGTGA
- a CDS encoding cytochrome P450: protein MSRPPGCPFDPPAEFRALRAEEPISRVRLWDGKIAWLVTRFDDVRDVLADPRFSADMTNPGFPSHSAGVSVTRQKHPTFLNMDDPEHATHRRMLTRDFMIKRVEALRPRIQRHVDELLDEFTAGPPPADLVTGFALPVTSGVISELLGVPYEDHEFFQRQSGLLISGETSADDALEAFATIRAYLGELVERKSAEPAADVISHLLEIERQGGLSRDELINMLNLLLRAGHETTANMIALGTLALLENPAQLAALKADTSPAAVANAVEELLRYLTITHYGRRRVALEDVEVAGTLIRKGEGVVAANDSANRDPEAFGGKPDELDLSRSARHHLTFGYGVHQCLGQPLARVELQVVYPTLLRRLPGLRLAAPVSELPFKTKNVFYGLFAMPVEW, encoded by the coding sequence ATGTCCCGGCCGCCGGGCTGCCCGTTCGACCCGCCGGCCGAGTTCCGCGCACTGCGCGCCGAGGAGCCGATCTCCCGCGTGCGGTTGTGGGACGGCAAGATCGCCTGGCTGGTCACCCGCTTCGACGACGTCCGCGACGTGCTCGCCGACCCTCGGTTCAGCGCGGACATGACCAACCCGGGCTTCCCGAGCCACAGCGCGGGCGTGTCCGTGACCCGGCAGAAGCACCCCACGTTCCTCAACATGGACGACCCCGAGCACGCCACGCACCGCCGGATGCTCACCCGGGACTTCATGATCAAGCGGGTCGAGGCGCTGCGGCCGCGCATCCAGCGGCACGTCGACGAGCTGCTCGACGAGTTCACCGCCGGCCCGCCGCCCGCCGACCTGGTTACCGGGTTCGCGCTGCCGGTGACGTCGGGCGTGATCTCCGAGCTGCTCGGGGTACCGTACGAGGACCACGAGTTCTTCCAGCGGCAGAGCGGATTGCTCATCTCGGGCGAGACCAGCGCGGACGACGCGCTCGAGGCCTTCGCCACGATTCGTGCATACCTCGGCGAGCTGGTCGAGCGCAAATCCGCCGAGCCCGCGGCAGACGTGATCAGCCACCTGCTCGAGATCGAGCGCCAGGGTGGGCTGAGCCGCGACGAGCTGATCAACATGCTCAACCTCCTGCTGCGCGCAGGGCACGAGACGACCGCCAACATGATCGCCCTCGGCACGCTGGCGTTGCTGGAGAACCCCGCCCAGCTCGCCGCGCTGAAGGCCGACACTTCGCCGGCGGCGGTGGCGAACGCGGTCGAGGAGTTGCTGCGCTACCTGACGATCACGCACTACGGCCGGCGGCGCGTCGCGCTCGAGGACGTGGAGGTCGCGGGCACGCTGATCCGCAAGGGCGAGGGCGTGGTCGCGGCCAACGACTCGGCCAACCGCGATCCGGAGGCGTTCGGCGGCAAACCCGACGAGCTGGACCTGTCCCGGTCCGCGCGGCACCACCTCACCTTCGGCTACGGGGTGCACCAATGTCTCGGACAGCCGCTGGCGCGCGTCGAGCTGCAGGTGGTGTACCCCACGCTGCTGCGGCGCCTGCCGGGCCTGCGGCTCGCGGCGCCGGTGAGCGAGTTGCCGTTCAAGACGAAAAACGTGTTCTACGGGCTGTTCGCGATGCCCGTCGAGTGGTAA
- a CDS encoding fumarylacetoacetate hydrolase family protein translates to MKLLSYRARDGLDRVGVVAGGVVREVAPERTGGPAGLSPMRRLIEASGAPAVDIPLGDGPGIPLDEVRVLPPVPDPTKIVAAPVNYVDHQAEMSQSVHVGSLGVFLKAPSSLIGAGDVVRLPYSDRRFDQEGELALVIGRTAREVPAADALSYVFGYTCLLDITMRGGEDRSTRKSFDTFTPMGPWLVTPDEVGPLETLRLTCSVNGALRQDADIRDLIWDVPALVEYVSSVMTLHPGDVISTGTPAGVGAIHDGDSVTAAVTRVGELTVGVSAAGAVVCPTLGAGAGPVPPAELTPVRADR, encoded by the coding sequence ATGAAGTTGCTCAGCTACCGGGCCCGCGACGGCCTCGACCGGGTCGGCGTCGTCGCCGGCGGCGTGGTGCGCGAGGTCGCCCCGGAACGCACCGGCGGACCGGCCGGGCTCAGCCCGATGCGGCGCCTCATCGAGGCGTCCGGGGCCCCTGCGGTGGACATCCCCCTCGGCGACGGCCCCGGCATCCCGCTCGACGAGGTCCGCGTGCTGCCGCCGGTGCCGGACCCGACCAAGATCGTGGCCGCGCCGGTGAACTACGTGGACCACCAGGCCGAGATGAGCCAGAGCGTGCACGTCGGCTCGCTCGGCGTGTTCCTCAAGGCGCCCTCGTCGCTCATCGGTGCCGGCGACGTGGTCCGCCTGCCCTACAGCGACCGCCGGTTCGACCAGGAGGGTGAGCTGGCGCTGGTGATCGGCCGCACGGCCCGCGAGGTGCCCGCGGCCGACGCCCTGTCCTACGTGTTCGGCTACACGTGCCTGCTCGACATCACCATGCGCGGCGGGGAGGACCGCTCCACCCGCAAGTCGTTCGACACCTTCACGCCGATGGGGCCCTGGCTGGTGACGCCGGACGAGGTCGGTCCACTGGAGACACTCCGGCTGACCTGCTCGGTGAACGGGGCCCTGCGCCAGGACGCCGACATCCGCGACCTCATCTGGGACGTGCCCGCGCTCGTCGAATACGTCTCGTCGGTGATGACGCTGCACCCGGGTGACGTCATCAGCACCGGCACCCCCGCCGGCGTCGGAGCGATCCACGACGGCGACTCGGTGACCGCGGCCGTGACGCGGGTCGGCGAGCTGACGGTCGGAGTCAGCGCCGCCGGCGCGGTCGTCTGCCCGACCCTGGGCGCGGGGGCGGGCCCGGTGCCGCCAGCCGAGCTCACTCCCGTCCGCGCGGACCGCTGA
- a CDS encoding FAD-dependent monooxygenase, giving the protein MSTTPLPTLIVGGGIGGLAAALSVASAGREVHLLERAAEFTEIGAGLQFGPNAIRMLDRLGLLAELLEVAVLPRYGVMRHAITADPLTTLDLGGAFRERYGYPYVVVHRSDLLSILVEACRAEPLVRLENNRTVVEAWADEDSAGVRCADGATYRTELLVGADGLHSVVRTLVSVDRPVPSGYVAYRGALPMSEVRTEVSNDDVVLWVGPGLHLIQYPVRRGELYNQVAVFRSDTFRRGDEPVGPVEELFGRFGEACEQVQRHVARIETGRCWPIYDRDPLVTWVHGRAVLLGDAAHPMLQYLGQGACQALEDALALGEALRGSGTDVGKAVKSYDSVRVPRAGLCQTRARLWGQVWHTGDPVTLGLRDRYLRARHPADYSELDWLYAAESAVLSS; this is encoded by the coding sequence ATGTCGACGACACCCCTGCCCACGTTGATCGTCGGTGGTGGGATCGGCGGGCTGGCCGCGGCGCTGTCCGTGGCCAGCGCCGGGCGCGAGGTGCACCTGCTCGAACGCGCGGCCGAATTCACCGAAATCGGCGCGGGCCTGCAGTTCGGCCCGAACGCGATCCGGATGCTCGACCGGCTCGGCCTGCTCGCCGAACTGCTCGAGGTCGCGGTGCTGCCGCGGTACGGCGTGATGCGGCACGCGATCACCGCCGATCCGCTCACCACGCTGGATCTCGGCGGTGCCTTCCGCGAGCGCTACGGCTACCCCTACGTGGTGGTGCATCGCAGCGATCTGCTGTCCATTCTGGTCGAAGCCTGCCGGGCGGAACCGTTGGTACGGCTCGAGAACAACCGGACTGTCGTGGAGGCGTGGGCCGACGAGGACAGCGCCGGCGTGCGCTGCGCGGACGGCGCCACCTACCGGACCGAGCTGCTCGTCGGCGCCGACGGGCTGCACTCCGTGGTGCGCACGCTGGTCTCCGTCGACCGGCCGGTGCCGAGTGGGTACGTCGCCTATCGCGGCGCGTTGCCGATGAGCGAGGTGCGGACCGAGGTCAGCAACGACGACGTGGTGCTGTGGGTCGGGCCGGGGCTGCACCTCATCCAATATCCGGTGCGCCGCGGCGAGCTGTACAACCAGGTTGCCGTGTTCCGCAGCGACACCTTCCGCCGCGGCGACGAGCCGGTGGGGCCGGTCGAGGAGCTGTTCGGCCGGTTCGGGGAGGCGTGCGAGCAGGTGCAGCGGCACGTGGCGCGTATCGAGACCGGCCGCTGCTGGCCGATCTACGACCGCGACCCGCTGGTCACGTGGGTGCACGGCCGGGCCGTGCTGCTCGGCGACGCGGCGCACCCGATGCTGCAGTACCTCGGCCAGGGAGCGTGCCAGGCGCTCGAGGACGCGCTGGCGCTCGGCGAGGCGCTCCGGGGCAGCGGTACCGACGTCGGGAAGGCCGTGAAGTCCTACGACTCCGTGCGCGTCCCGCGCGCGGGGCTGTGCCAGACGCGGGCGCGGCTGTGGGGGCAGGTCTGGCACACCGGCGACCCGGTCACGCTCGGGCTGCGCGACCGCTACCTGCGCGCCCGGCACCCGGCGGACTACAGCGAGCTGGACTGGTTGTACGCGGCGGAATCCGCCGTCCTTTCGTCCTGA